The genomic window GACCAAGCTCCAAACCTACATCAGGGGCAAAATAAGATCCCTCTCCCCGTCGATTAAAAACGGTAAAGTAATTATCGACATCTGTGTGGCCGATGCCTGTTTCATAGACATCGGTTGTGCATACCGTCCAAAAAAGAGAAGAGGGGGTAGCTTCTAAAGAAAAATGAGCGGTTAGGAAAAAAAGAACTAGGAATAGCGGATTCTTCATGGTAAATGTTTTTTTATCATACATGAGTGGTTTAGTGTATTTTGCCATTAAAAGAAAGGCTTTCCGATGAATGATTCTTCCTCTACAGTCTCCTCGCTCATCCATAGAAAGGATGTTCAGTCGTTAAAAGAAGTGTTAAGCACTTTCTCGGGATTTGAAGTGGCAGAGTTATTAGCTAATAAAACAGAAGAAAACCAAGTTTTCATCTTTAGTTTATTAGAGCCCCATCTTGCCGCAGAAACTTTTGAGTACCTGTCTTTAAAAACACAAAAAATGATTTTAGACTCTCTGCCCTCTCCTCTTCTTGCAAGCATGCTTACTGAAATGTCACCCGACGATAGAACCGCTTTACTTGAAGATTTGCCAAGAACGACAGTCGATGAATACATCAAGCTGCTTCCGAATAAGGAAAGAACCCTCGCTTTAACTTTGCTTGGCTATCCGGAAGAGAGTGTCGGCCGTTTGATGACAACTGATTATATCGCTGTCAAGATGACTTGGACAATTGAAAGGGTGCTCGAGCAAATACGAGAGTATGGCCATTATAGTGAAGCGGTTAACGTCCTTTATGCCATTGATGAAAAAGATGCTTTGATCGGCGAAATACAAATACAAGAGTTATTTTTTGCCCCTAAAGGGTCTAATGTCTCTCAAATTGTCGATTATAAATTTATTGCTTTGCAAGATATGGATAAAGCTCAAGAAGCGATCGACTTATTTAAATTGCATGATCGGGTCGCTCTTCCGGTTGTAGATGAAGAAGGTATTCTTCTTGGGATTGTGACAATAGATGATATTTTAAGGCTTTCTTCACAAAAAAACACGGAAACTTTGCAAAAAGTCGGGGGGTCGGAGGCACTTGATGAACCCTATATGGAAACTCCTTTTTTTGAGCTCATAAAAAAAAGAGCGAGATGGCTTGTTCTTTTATTCGCAGGTGAAATGTTAACCGCTTCCGCTATGGCTTTTTTTGAAGCAGAAATTGCGCAAGCAGTCGTTTTAGCTCTATTTCTCCCTCTTATTATTTCAAGCGGAGGAAATGCCGGCTCTCAGTCTTCTACCTTGATTATTCGGGCCATGGCTTTAGATGAAATAAAGACAGCCGATTGGTGGAAAGTCATGAAAAGAGAAGCATCAACCGGCCTATTTCTTGGTTTTATTCTTGGGGTCATTGGTTTTTTTAGAGTAGCTATTTGGGGAACGGCAAGCTCAATTTATGGGGAGCATTGGTTTCTAATTGCTGCCACTTTATTTTTTTCCCTCATTGGCGTAGTTTTTTGGGGATCTTTTACAGGCTCTATGCTTCCTTTAATCTTAAAAAAATTGAATGCCGATCCGGCAACTTCATCAGCACCGCTTGTGGCAACTCTTGTGGATGTGACAGGAATTGTCATTTATTTTCTAATAGCTATGTTTTTTTTAAGAGGATCGCTTCTTTAAACCGCTGAGCGGAACGAAAAATATCGGGTAAAATCTCTTTTATTTATTATGAAGGATTTTCTTTAGCTTTTTTTCAAGCATGTCAAGATCGATTGGTTTACTGATATGATCATCCATCCCGAACTCAAGACATTTTTGGCGATCGCTTGCAAGAGCGCTAGCTGTAAGAGCAATAATTGGAATTCTTGATTTTTGCCCTTCAAGAGCCCGGATTTCCATTGAGACTTGAAACCCGTCTTTTTTTGGCATGTGAAGATCTAAAATAATTAAATCATATTTATTGTTCTTCCATTTTTCTAATGCCTCTTCTCCATCGTTTGCGATATCCACCTCATATTGTAAGGTTTCAAAAATATCTTTCATCAATTCCTGATTGTCATAATTGTCTTCTGCGAGAAGAATGGTTTTTTTTTCGGTCATGTCTTAAAGCTCTTTTCAATAATGGGGTTAAGTTGCAAAACAAACTTATTCTTTTCAAGAAATATAAATTAGAATCTATTTTTGGGTTTCAGGTTCTTTATCCATTAAAAATGGAATTTCGAACCAGAAGGTCGAACCTTTCCCAAAACTGCTTTCAAAATTAATTGTTCCGCCTAATAGTTCTGCAATTTCTTTGCATATGGCAAGGCCAAGCCCAGCTCCTCCAAACCGTCTTGTTGAAGAAGTGTCCGCTTGAGAGAATTTTTTAAAAATACTTTTAAAATCCTTCCGCTCAATGCCGATGCCTGTATCTTCAATAGTAAGGCGAACCAGAATTTGAGAATCATTAATCGGTTTTGAAGAAGAGTGAATTTTAATATAGCCCTTCTCTGTAAATTTAATGGCATTACTGATTAAATTAATGAGAAGCTGTTTAATTCTAAGAGGATCGCTGATGATATTAGCTTCTTTTTCATCCATTAATTCTACAATTATTTTTAAATTTTTTTCTTCAGCCCTTTCTTCAAAGCTTTCAATCACTTCTTTTACAAGGCTTGTAAAATTACAAGGAATGGTTTCAAGGCTTACCTCACCCGATTCAATTTTTGAAAAATCTAAAATATCTGTAATTAACTTAAGAAGGATTTGTGAAGAAAGATAAATGCGATTGGCATATTTTTTTTCTTTTATGCCAAGCTCGGATCTTGATAGCAACTCGGCTGTTCCGATAATAACATTAAGAGGCGTTCTTATTTCATGGCTCATGTTTGCAAGAAAATTAGATTTAGCAACATTTGCAGCTTCGGCTCTATTTCTTGCATCTTCTAATTCAGTTAAGCTATTCATAAGTTTTAAATTGATTTCTTCCAATTTGAGCTTGGCAGATTTTCGCTCAGAAATATCCCTTATCACCATAATATAAGAATTTCCTTGCGAGAGTTTTAATTTTGAAAACGCTAGCTCGCAGTAAAATAAATCTCCATTTTTTTTTATTCCAATAAGTTCAATAGGTGATTTTTCACTGGCAATAACACCTGTAAAAAATGTTTCTGCAGAAATATTTGAAAGAGCAATCACATCAGAAATAGATTTACCTAGAATTTCATCGCGCTCATACCCAAAAATGTTATTTGCGGCGATATTGGCCATTTCAATTTTTTTATCTTCATTAAATGAAATAATGCCATCGGCTGCAGCGGTTAGGATAGCGCTTGTTTTTCTCTCTTTGTCTAAAAGATAATTGGCGTACTTATTTAACTTTTCATTCGCTTCTGAGAGCTCTTTTTCTTTTTCTAATAAATTTTCGTTTTTTCTCTGCAAGGTCAGGACAAATTTTTGTCTATTTGTAGAAAGAACATAAAAAATCAGCATAATAAGAAAGGTAGTTGCTCCAATAAAAAGAGGGTGCATCCCCAATGGATTTGAAATGACAGGAGCTTCATGCATAGAAACAAGCGGTGTCATTACAGAGGCGAACATCCCGACATAGTGCATCCCGCAAATGGCAGCGCCCATGAGGAGCGCGCTAAAAAAGTTAAAGCGGGAAAGAGCCGGATTAGCGTAGGCCTTAATTAAAAGCCAAATAGCTGCAAGGGAGGCTAAGATTGCAATTGCAATCGAAATGAAGAATAGAGAAGGTATATAGCTAATATGGATATGCTCCATAGCTGCCATTCCTACATAATGCATGGAAGCAATTCCAAGACCCATTAAACATGCGCTAATAAAGATTGAGACATTAGTTAATGCAAAAGTTCTTGTGACTTTAAATAGTGCAAATCCGGAGGCTAAAACTGCTATAACAAGAGAAAAAAAAGTGAGAAAAGGGTCATAGGTCATGACCATAGGAGTTTTAAAAGCCTCCATGCCTATAAAGTGCATCGTCCAAATGCCAAGCCCCATGGCGAGAGAGCCTCCGATTAGCCAAAAAGCGTAATTCCATTTATTGGCAAGCGTGTTTCTTAAATTCCAGGCGATATCTAGGGCTACATAGGATGCAAAAACTGCTACCACATAAGAGACAATCACAAGCTTTAGATCGAAATAGCCTTTGATTTGATCGGCAGGCAAGTCTTGTAATTGAAAAAAGTCCATGTAACCCGCTTGTTTTATTTTGTATTGGGAATCGAGGCAAAAAAGGTGGTGCCTTCTCCGGAATCACTTTTAAACCAAATTTTTCCTTTATGTTCTTCTATAATTTTTTGGACAATCGCAAGCCCAAGCCCGGTTCCTTTTTCCCCATGAGTTCCTTGGGCATGGGATTTGGCAAAAGGCTGAAAAAGCTGCTCTTTCATTTCAGGGGAAATCCCAACTCCTGAATCTTTTACCGAAAGAAGAATGTCGTTATCTTTTGATTCTAAAGAAATTTCTACGATGCCATTTTCATTTGAAAATTTAATGGCGTTACTTATGAGATTATTTAAAATTTGAGACATTTTATTGGCATCGCAATGGACAATGAGCCCACTATTTTTACAATTAAAAATAAGTTTTACGTTCTTTTTTTTCGCGCCGGATTGATGAAGGATGATGCTTTCTTGAATCAAATCCGCCATTTTTACATCAGATTTATGCAAGGATACCGTACCTGATTCTATGACAGAGATATCTAACATATCATTGATTAGACGAAGCATAAAGGAACTGGAAGATTGGATTCTTTCTAATATCCTTAGCGAATCCTTATCTACTTTGTCACTCAGCCTGGTTAATAGTAAATCACTATAGCCCTTGATAACGGTAAGAGGGTTTCTTAAATCGTGAGCTGCCATGCCGATAAACTGATTTTTTTGGATATTTAAATCGTTAAGCTCATCATTTTTTTTCTCTAGTTCTTCGTGGATTAAGTTTAAATTGCGGTAAGCTTTCTCAAGCTCGTTATTTTTTTGGACCGCATTAGAATAAGTGGACAATAAAAGATCCATAATTTGGACTTGATTGACCTGAAGAAAGTGACGCTGGCCGCTGAAATAAAAGGAGGTTTTTTTTTCCTGCTCCGATGTTCTATGCAATTTTCTGTTTTCTAAAACATCATGAATGGTGGATAAAAGGAAATTAATCTCAAAAGGTTTTGTCAAAAAACTGTCTGCGCCGCACTCAATGCCTTTTATGACGTCCATAGAATTAGTGAGATTAGTAAGCAAAATTACAGGTATGGCTTTCAAGCTTTCATCACTTTTAATGTGTTTACAAACATCATAACCATTCAGCCGGGGCATTTCGATGTCGCTAATCACAATATCAGGCAAGCTTTTTTGCAATTCTTGAAGAGCTTCATAACCGTCTTTTGCGATATGGGCTTTTAGATGGTGCCTTTCTAACGCTTCTTTTAAAAGAATGGCTTGAGTTGGGCTATCTTCAACAATTAAAACGTTCATATTCGAAAATAAATCCTCATTCATATTCATAATTCCCTTGAAAGAGCATTTTTTGATCTTTCTAATAAATACTTTATTTTCCTGCCAATCGAGTTTAAGGGGAGCACTTCTGTAACGGCCTTAAGAAAGATGGCTTCTTGAGCCATACCAAAAAGGATAGAACTTTCTTCATCTTGAGCAATTGTATAAGCGCCCTTTTTTTTCATTTCCAATAGCCCTTTTGCTCCATCATCGCCCATTCCGGTTAAAATAACTCCAATTGATTTTTCTCCGTAACAGCTAGCCATTGAATAAAATAGCTTATTTACCGAAGGCTTAGGGCCTTTATGGTTAGAAAACTCAGTTGTAATAATGCCATTTTTAATAAGTTCTATATCAAAATGGTCTCCCGGAATGTAGACAACTCCAGGTTTTGCTTTTTCTAAATTCCTTGGGATGACGATCGGTAAACTTAAATTGGATTTTAACCATTGAATAAAACCCTCGGTAAATCCGGAAGAGATATGTTGAACCACAAAAATCGGGACCGGGCACTCTGTTAGCTCGGACAAAATCGAGGCAATCGCCGGAGGGCCTCCAAGCGAGGCGCCTATCGCTATCGCCTCTATTGCGAGATCTTTTTTAGGAAGTTTTTTTAAAAGGTCATCATCTTGAAGTTGATTTTGGGTGTTAAAACGTCGTTTGATTAATTTTATCCCGGCAACCATTTTTATAGTTTGAACAATCAGATCCGCTTTTTCCGTATAAGAAGAATCTTTAAGGCTCACCGGTTTTTCTAAAATGGCAAGAGCTCCCGCTGACATTGCTTTAAAACTTAATTCAACGTGTTTTTCTGAATAAGCAGAACTTATGATGATTATCGGGATTGGCTTATTTTTCATGATTTGCCGGGTCACTTCAAACCCATCCTGTCCCGGCATATGAATATCCATTGTGATGACATCACAAAAATTAGTTTGAAGCCATGCTAGTGCCTCTTCGCCATTTTTTGCGGCATAAGCAACTTTTAGGTCCGGATCAGATTCAATAACGTGAATCAGTAATTGAGTGGAGGTTTTTGAATCTTCAACAATTAATACATTTAACACCATGCATGCCAACAAAATCTAAAGTGATTCATTTTCATATTTTTTTTTAACTTTTCCAAGTTTAGAATTTTTAGGCGTAGCCGCTTCTAGTTTGTATTGATCTACAATATCTTTTAGAGATTTGCCAATATCGTTTAATGAAAAGGCGGAATCCTCGATTTGCTTCATGTGTCGCACATGCCCTTTAGAAGCATCATTAATATTATTAATAGCTACCGCTACTTGATCAATTCCGATAAATTGCTGTCCCGATGAGATATCGATTTGTTTAGCCGCTTGAGCCACTTCTTCCATGCTCTTTTTTAAAACTTCCATGGATTGGCTTGTTATCAAAGCCTGGCTTAAACCTTTATCTACAGCTTTTGACCCTTGTTCTGTTGCAAGAACCGCATGACTTGTCGAATTTTGAATATCATTTAAGATGGTTTTTATTTGAATCGTCGCATTTTTAGATTGCTCAGCAAGCATTCTGATTTCTTGGGCAACTACATTAAAGCTTTTTCCTTGTTCGCCGGCTTTAGCAGCTTCTATCGCCGCATTAACCGCAAGCAGGTTGGATTGTTCGGCAATATCATTGACTGTGTCATTAATCTGGCCAATCACTTGATTATGTTCGCTAAGCCTGATAATTCCATCAGAGATGCTTTTCATTTTTTCATTGATTTGATGCATGTCTAAAATGGTACTTTGCAAAAGGGCATCGCTTGTATTAACCGTATCAAGAGTACCTTCTACGTTAACAAGAACATCTTTTGCTTTTTCTGCCGATAGTTGGGCGGTTTGTCTTAATTCTTCCATGGTAGTGGTCGTTTCTGTTACAGCTGCAGCCGTTTCCGCAGTTCCGGCAGAGGCTTGTGACACCGATGCTAAAATTTCTTCGCTGGAGGAAGAAAGAGCTGAAACTTCAGTCTGTATATTTCCTACAATTTTTCTTAAATTATCTTTCATGAAGTTCAGGGCTTTACCAAGCGTATCGTCTTTAGAGCGAATTTCAGTTTCTACATCAAGATTGCCTTGCGAGACGTTTTCTAAAGTTTCTGCCATTTTTTTACTGGAGATCACCATTTTTTGAATGGCCTTCATTAAAGAGCCGATTTCATTTTTAGAAAAATCTTGCAA from Criblamydia sequanensis CRIB-18 includes these protein-coding regions:
- a CDS encoding MHYT domain-containing protein, with protein sequence MDFFQLQDLPADQIKGYFDLKLVIVSYVVAVFASYVALDIAWNLRNTLANKWNYAFWLIGGSLAMGLGIWTMHFIGMEAFKTPMVMTYDPFLTFFSLVIAVLASGFALFKVTRTFALTNVSIFISACLMGLGIASMHYVGMAAMEHIHISYIPSLFFISIAIAILASLAAIWLLIKAYANPALSRFNFFSALLMGAAICGMHYVGMFASVMTPLVSMHEAPVISNPLGMHPLFIGATTFLIMLIFYVLSTNRQKFVLTLQRKNENLLEKEKELSEANEKLNKYANYLLDKERKTSAILTAAADGIISFNEDKKIEMANIAANNIFGYERDEILGKSISDVIALSNISAETFFTGVIASEKSPIELIGIKKNGDLFYCELAFSKLKLSQGNSYIMVIRDISERKSAKLKLEEINLKLMNSLTELEDARNRAEAANVAKSNFLANMSHEIRTPLNVIIGTAELLSRSELGIKEKKYANRIYLSSQILLKLITDILDFSKIESGEVSLETIPCNFTSLVKEVIESFEERAEEKNLKIIVELMDEKEANIISDPLRIKQLLINLISNAIKFTEKGYIKIHSSSKPINDSQILVRLTIEDTGIGIERKDFKSIFKKFSQADTSSTRRFGGAGLGLAICKEIAELLGGTINFESSFGKGSTFWFEIPFLMDKEPETQK
- the mgtE gene encoding magnesium transporter; protein product: MNDSSSTVSSLIHRKDVQSLKEVLSTFSGFEVAELLANKTEENQVFIFSLLEPHLAAETFEYLSLKTQKMILDSLPSPLLASMLTEMSPDDRTALLEDLPRTTVDEYIKLLPNKERTLALTLLGYPEESVGRLMTTDYIAVKMTWTIERVLEQIREYGHYSEAVNVLYAIDEKDALIGEIQIQELFFAPKGSNVSQIVDYKFIALQDMDKAQEAIDLFKLHDRVALPVVDEEGILLGIVTIDDILRLSSQKNTETLQKVGGSEALDEPYMETPFFELIKKRARWLVLLFAGEMLTASAMAFFEAEIAQAVVLALFLPLIISSGGNAGSQSSTLIIRAMALDEIKTADWWKVMKREASTGLFLGFILGVIGFFRVAIWGTASSIYGEHWFLIAATLFFSLIGVVFWGSFTGSMLPLILKKLNADPATSSAPLVATLVDVTGIVIYFLIAMFFLRGSLL
- a CDS encoding chemotaxis protein CheB, with the translated sequence MVLNVLIVEDSKTSTQLLIHVIESDPDLKVAYAAKNGEEALAWLQTNFCDVITMDIHMPGQDGFEVTRQIMKNKPIPIIIISSAYSEKHVELSFKAMSAGALAILEKPVSLKDSSYTEKADLIVQTIKMVAGIKLIKRRFNTQNQLQDDDLLKKLPKKDLAIEAIAIGASLGGPPAIASILSELTECPVPIFVVQHISSGFTEGFIQWLKSNLSLPIVIPRNLEKAKPGVVYIPGDHFDIELIKNGIITTEFSNHKGPKPSVNKLFYSMASCYGEKSIGVILTGMGDDGAKGLLEMKKKGAYTIAQDEESSILFGMAQEAIFLKAVTEVLPLNSIGRKIKYLLERSKNALSREL
- a CDS encoding response regulator, yielding MTEKKTILLAEDNYDNQELMKDIFETLQYEVDIANDGEEALEKWKNNKYDLIILDLHMPKKDGFQVSMEIRALEGQKSRIPIIALTASALASDRQKCLEFGMDDHISKPIDLDMLEKKLKKILHNK
- a CDS encoding hybrid sensor histidine kinase/response regulator, producing the protein MNMNEDLFSNMNVLIVEDSPTQAILLKEALERHHLKAHIAKDGYEALQELQKSLPDIVISDIEMPRLNGYDVCKHIKSDESLKAIPVILLTNLTNSMDVIKGIECGADSFLTKPFEINFLLSTIHDVLENRKLHRTSEQEKKTSFYFSGQRHFLQVNQVQIMDLLLSTYSNAVQKNNELEKAYRNLNLIHEELEKKNDELNDLNIQKNQFIGMAAHDLRNPLTVIKGYSDLLLTRLSDKVDKDSLRILERIQSSSSFMLRLINDMLDISVIESGTVSLHKSDVKMADLIQESIILHQSGAKKKNVKLIFNCKNSGLIVHCDANKMSQILNNLISNAIKFSNENGIVEISLESKDNDILLSVKDSGVGISPEMKEQLFQPFAKSHAQGTHGEKGTGLGLAIVQKIIEEHKGKIWFKSDSGEGTTFFASIPNTK
- a CDS encoding HAMP domain-containing methyl-accepting chemotaxis protein — translated: MFNNLTITTRLYLLAGIMILTILINIAIAYLGFATTENEIARMYRGGIKDSNFISDMKDEFRYNILDAAKQLEEGKITSAEALEKIKKADIRISDLWETYLSNLKKENDPMKDSPTIDKINILFKENKNLLANIQEITKKGSKEELSAYYTKDLYPYYLNLDQQLSFLLDEHLKETSSDYVIANKNIQSEKNIILFVFLISLLLASILGFYIAKSISTPLKAAVHEINKLAAGNTSLELQDFSKNEIGSLMKAIQKMVISSKKMAETLENVSQGNLDVETEIRSKDDTLGKALNFMKDNLRKIVGNIQTEVSALSSSSEEILASVSQASAGTAETAAAVTETTTTMEELRQTAQLSAEKAKDVLVNVEGTLDTVNTSDALLQSTILDMHQINEKMKSISDGIIRLSEHNQVIGQINDTVNDIAEQSNLLAVNAAIEAAKAGEQGKSFNVVAQEIRMLAEQSKNATIQIKTILNDIQNSTSHAVLATEQGSKAVDKGLSQALITSQSMEVLKKSMEEVAQAAKQIDISSGQQFIGIDQVAVAINNINDASKGHVRHMKQIEDSAFSLNDIGKSLKDIVDQYKLEAATPKNSKLGKVKKKYENESL